The nucleotide sequence GAATACTCATATACTGGCGGGGCTCACCCGAATACTTACGTAACTTTTAAAAATTTTCTTCTGACTAACGGTGAAGAAATTTCTCTTGATGAAATTATTTCTGAAGATAAACAGCAGGAGTTAACAAAAATTGCAGAAGCCGAATTCAGAAAAATGAAAGAGCTTTCGCCTGATGCTGATCTTGGTCAGGCGGGATTCTGGTTTGAAAATAATAAGTTTTATCTGAATGATAATTTTTTGATTGGCGACAGCAGTCTTGTATTTTACTATAACAATTATGAAATTACTGCGTATGCTTTTGGTCCGACTGAACTGACAATACCTTATTCAGAATTAAAATCTATTATAGACAATAAGAGCGTACTTTATAAGTTAGTTAAATAATTGATGAAAAATTAAGTGAACCAACTAAATGCTCTGCCCCGTTTGTAATAATCCAATGATCGTGCTCGAGTTAGAGCAAGTGGAAGTTGATTACTGTACAAACTGTGCAGGAGTCTGGCTTGATGCAGGCGAGCTGGAACTGCTTCTTGAATCGCATGAAGAAAGAAACAGACTAATCAATTTGTTTAAAGAAGCTGAAGCTGTAAATGAAAAAAGCCACAAGTGCCCAATCTGCAGAAAGAAAATGATAAAAGTTGAAGTTGGTGAGAAAGGAAAAGTTGTAGTTGATAAATGCAAAAAGAATCACGGGATCTGGTTCGATAAAGGCGAACTTCAAAAAGTCGTTGAGTTCGGATCTGTGAACAAAGAAAATAAAATAATTAATCTTTTAAAAAATATGTTTGAAAATTCATCCCAAAATAATGGAGGTAATAAATGACCGGTTTAATTATCGTAATCATTGTGATCGCAGTGGTTGTATTGTTTGTGATTTCGATGTACAACTCGTTAATTCAGTTGAGGAACAGGGTAAAAAATGCCTGGTCGCAGATCGATGTTCAATTAAAAAGAAGACACGATCTTATTCCGAACCTTTTAGAAACTGTAAAAGGTTATATGAAGCACGAACGCGAGATTATGGAGAACATTACAAAATACCGAAGCCAGGCAATGGATGCCGGAACAGTTGGTGAAAAAGCACAAGCTGAGGGTTTACTAAGCGGTGCTCTTGGGCAACTTCGTGTTCAGGTTGAAAATTATCCGGACTTAAAAGCAAATCAAAATTTTCTTGCGCTGCAAGAAGAACTTACTTCAACTGAAAATAAAATTTCGTATGCAAGACAGAGTTATAACGATCAGGTATTATTTTATAATAATAAGATTCAGATGTTTCCATCAAACATTATTGCGGGAATGTTCAAGTTTATGCAGGAAGAATTTTTCCAGGTTGAAGATGCAAAGGAAAAAGAAGTACCAAAAGTTAGCTTCTGAAAATTTAGTTCTTTGTTTGTTGGTTTTTAGTTTTGGTTTAGAAGTTTTCGGTTATGTCTATTAGTTTCTACTTATTGGTTACCAGAAACAAAAACAGGCAACTAATAAACTATGACTATTAACAAATAACTAATAACTAAATAATTAAACACAGTATGCAATCATTAAAACATTCATCTATACAATTATATGGACAAAAGTTTTTTGGAGCAATTAACTGATGTGGGAACTTATACAGTCCAATAGAAGAAAATCGCTGATACTTTTTATTTCTCTTGGAATCACATTATTACTTCTGGGATATTTTTTTGGAAGTGCATATTACGCTGATGGCGGTGGGTTCATCGGAATCTTCTTTGCACTTGTGATCTGGGGAATACTTTCACTCATAAGTTACTTCAGCGGAAGTAAAATACTGTTAGCAGTAAGTGGTGCAAAAGAAGTTACAAAAGATGTTCATCCACAACTATTTAATGTAGTTGAAGAAATGAAAATATCTGCGGGACTTCCTGCTATGCCAAAAATTTATATCATGAATGAAACTGCACCGAACGCTTTCGCAACGGGTATCAAGCCAGAAAATAGTGCAGTTGCTGTTACTGCTGGCTTGCTTGCAAGATTGAACAGGGATGAACTGCAGGGAGTTATTGCTCACGAAGTTTCTCATATAGTCAATCGCGATGTTATGTTTATGACTTTTGCAGGAATTATGCTTGGAAGTATTGTTTTAATCTCTGAAGTTTTTCTAAGAAGTCTTTGGTTCGGTGGAGGAAGATATAGTTCAAAATCTTCAAAGAGCAGTGGACAGGGACAATTGATAATTATGATCGTTGCAATTGCATTCGCAATACTTGCGCCGATACTTGCTCAGCTTCTTTACTTTGCAATTTCAAGAAAGAGAGAATATTTAGCAGATGCATCAGCAGTTCGTTATACAAGATATCCCGAAGGACTTGCTTCTGCTCTGGAAAAAATTTCTCAAAATACGATTGAGTTAAAGACTGCGAACAAAGTAACCGCACCGATGTATATTGTTAATCCTTTAAAACCTAAAGAGCAAAAACTATCTGATCTTACAAGCACTCATCCACCAATCTCTGAAAGAATTAGAATTCTCAGAAGTATGTCAGGTGGAGCAAATTACATCGATTATCAGAATGCTTTCAATGTAGTAAAAAAACATAAAGTTAATCTGATTCCTTCTTCCGGACTTGCCGATCAAACTTCAGTTGGTTTGAAGGAAATAGTTTCTTCATCAATTCCACTTGGTTTGACCAAACAAGTAAAACGGGAAGCAGGTGACATAATGATGAAGGTCAATAACTATTCTTTCGTTGATTGTGAATGTGGACTGAAAATAAAAATTCCACCTGACTTTAAAAAAGATACTGTGATATGTCCACGCTGTGGAAGAACTCATAGTCTGGCTTCATGAACAAATGACTTTGTTCAGTAAAACAAAACGGAAAATTTTGATAAATATTGATCGTCAGTTAGTCAGAATGAAATAAGCTGGCGGAATTAATTAGTACCTGTAATCTTTAATACTCAAACTGCATTTACGGCAGTAACTAATACCTTTGATATCAACTTCTTCAATTCCCGGAGATGAATGCATCACACAATCCCAATCAAGACAATGACGAAGACCAAAACAATGACCTAATTCGTGAAGTGCTTCTTTAATTGTTCTTTCAAGCAGAAGATGTTTGTTCGAAATGTTTGAATAGAATTCCTCGTACAGCCGGCAGACGGAAAGAATAGAATGCTTTCCGTTTAACTGGGCTTCACCAAAAATGAAAGTCAGCGCCGGAACAAAAATGTCAACATCAGTTAGCATAACAATCTTGCCATCAAATTTATCAGTCAGCTTAATTGCTTCTGCAATAATCTGAGTTGAAAAATATTGCTTCCTTTCGGCTGAAAAGAAATTATCAATATTTAATTTTAAGTCTATTACTTTTATGTCTGAGGAAAATCGCTTTGATAATTCTTCAATAAGATTTTGAAGCAGAGGCATATTATGGAATTTAACAGGAGCAATGAAAAGTTCCATCAATACTCAGCTTTGCGCAAACTATATTTATCTATTTTGTTGTAGAGTGTAACTCTGTCAATCTCAAGTAACTGAGCAGCTTTGGAAATATTCCAGTTATTTTCATTTAATGTTCTAAGAATAAATTTTCTTTCCATCGATGCAAGACTTTTATCATCGTCAGTAAACAGACCATTGATTTGTGATAGATGGAAGGGAAGATCATCAACTGTAATAGAATTTGATTTACCAACAACCATCGCTCTTTCAATAGCATTCTCAAGCTCACGGACGTTGCCCGGCCAATCATGATTTATAAGGAATTCCATCGCTTCTTTTGAAACTGTTTTCACCGGCTTATTCATCACAGTTGAAAATTTCCTGATGAAAAAATTTGCAAGCAGAGGAATGTCATCTCTTCTTTCCCTTAATGGAGGGATAACAACTGAAAATACGTTCAACCTGTAATAAAGATCTTCTCTGAACTTTCCGGTTTTCACAAGTTCTTCAAGTGCCTCATTTGTAGCGGTGATAACTCTGAAATCACTTTTTATTAAATCATTTCCGCCAACCCGGTTGAATTGTTTTGATTCGATCACTCTTAAAAGTTCCACCTGCATTTTAAGGGAGATTGAACCGATCTCATCGAGGAATATTGTTCCACGGTCCGCCATTTCAAATTTTCCTTTTCTTCTGAATTGAGCACCGGTGAAAGACCCTTTCTCGTGCCCGAATAATTCGCTTTCAAGAAGTGATTCTGCAAGAGCTCCGCAGTTAACAGTTATAATCGGAAAATATTTTCTGTTACTGTTAATATGAATTGCTTTTGCGATCAGTTCTTTTCCGGTTCCGCTCTCACCCCTGATCATTACTGTAGTATCTGTTTTAGCAACGGTGTGTACCAGCTCAAGAATTTTTTTCATTTGAAAACTTTCACCGATCAGATTATCGGGCTTGATTATCTCATCAATATTTTCTTTCAACTGAATGTTTTCCATCTTCAGAGCTTTTTGTTCGAGAGCACGTTTAACAAGATGTGAAAGTTCATCAGGATCAATCGGTTTTGTTACATAATCGTATGCACCATTTTTCAAAGCAGTGATCGCAGTAGGAACTGAGGCAAATGCTGTGATGAGAATAATAAGAGCATCTTTATCAATTGCTTTAATTTTGGAGAGCAGGTCTAATCCGCTCATACCCGGCATCTTCATATCAACAAGAAGAAGATCATATTTCTCAACCGTATATTTTTTTAAAGCAATTTCACCGTTTTCTGCTGTGTCAACGAGATAATTGTCATCTTCAAACCAGTTTTGAAGTGATTCTCTGATAACCTTTTCATCATCTACTATCAGTATTTTTTCTTGCTTCTCCATAATTGAATTCCTTATACAGCGTGTTCGGCTGTTGGCAAAGTTATTTTAAATGTAGTTCCCTGGTTTGAAGTTTTTTCAACTTCAATATTTCCACCGTGATTAGTAATAATTCCGTAAGCAACTGGCAGCCCAAGTCCTGTACCGTTAGAATCTTCTTTAGTAGAATAAAATGGCTCAAAGATATGAGGTAAATCCTTATTCGAAATTCCGGTTCCTTCGTCTGCAACTTTTATTATTATGTTGTTTTGTTCGGGGACAATGCTGACGGTTATTTTTCCTCCATCAGGTGATGCTTCAATTGAGTTAATCAATAGAGCCATCAGTGCCTGCTGAATTTTGTCTGCATTACAATAAATTAAAATCGGAACATCAGGATAATCCTTTATCAACTTTATTCCATGAATTTCGAGATGATGATTGATAACAGTAATGCTGTTATCTGTAATTTTCAATAAGTCTTCTTTAGCATACTCATCTTGTTCAGAACGGGAAAATATCAACAAGTCTTTTACAATTTGACCGCATCGTGCAGCTTCGTGTGAGATAATGTCAAGAAATTCAATCATTTTCTGATGCTCAGTATCTTTCTGAAGATTCTGTAATTTTTTGGATATCAGCTTGCTGTAATTTAAAATTCCTGCAAGCGGATTATTCAATTCATGAGCTACTGTGGCAGATAATTTTCCAAGCGAAGCCAGTTTTTCAATTTGATTGACCTGATCATAAATATTTTTCAGCTCTTTTGTTTTTTCATTCACTTTATCATTTAGTGTTTCAGACCAGTTTTTAATTTCTTTGTATGCCTCATTTAATTTGGTTGACATTTCATTAAACCGGTAAGCCATTTGACCCAACTCGTTTTTAGAGTTGAGTTCAATTTTGTAATCTAAATTTCCATTACCAACTGCTTCTATACCGGCTCTGATTTTTTTAATCGGCTTATTAACTAACTTTGTTATGAACAGATCAGTAAAAAAAGAAATGATAAGAACCAGAAACACTGAAACCAAAATTACTCTTGTCGTACTTTCTTCAATTATAGTATCAAGCTCATCAAGAGTCACGCCTACATCAAGAACACCGAGAATATTTGTATCGGACGAATGAGCATGACAATCAGCATTTGAACAGTCAGGTTCATTTTGAATCGGATTAATCAAACCCAGTATTCTCTTATCATCTGAGTTTTTATAAATCCGGATTTTATCCTCGTTGGTTAAACTTTTTAAGGGAACAGAACTGTTATGACATACAATGCAAGCATCATCTGTTAAATCAACCTGAGAGAGAATCTCTTCCGGTTTGGTAGAAAAAATTACTATACCAAGTTTGTTATAAATGCGGATCTCTTCAACTCCAATCTCGGATCGAAGGGTATTTATAATCTGATGAACATCTTCCCGCCGATTTAAAAGCATTCCGTAGCGAGTAGATTTTTTAATTATGTCACTGATGTTATAAGCACTCTGAAATCTCAGGTGAGTCAGATAACTATCAAGATTTTTTATAATGAAGTAAGTATAAACTGAGAGAATTACAACGAGGATACACGAAATAGAAATGATGAGTCGAAAACTTAGTCTATTTAAAACCCCTATTTTCATAATTTTTTTAATCTAAGTGGTTTAAAGTTAGACAATACTTCAACGATTTACAATCTATTTCAAATGCACAAAGTAGTGAGAAAAAGGAATTGTGTTTTGGAGCAATTAAAAAAGCAAGATACTTATTAGCAAAATGATAAAATCTTAATTTGAAATCAGCGATTTTAAAATGTTTAAATACTTATTTTTTCCAACAAGCTGATAAAGATATTTTATCTTCGTTCCACCATCCATCATAGTATTACCAACCTGCGGGATGTATGATTTAATATCTTCAATTATACCGATTGCATTAGCGTGAAGATTTTTCAATTCAGGTTTGTATAACTTTCCTTTTTCAATTTCCTGATTTGCAGCATCAATTATTGCAAACCATTGTGAATTAAAAATAACCTTTGTCGGATCACCGGGAATATCGTGTATTAAAAAATTCATTGGTGCAGAAATACTCACAGAACCCCATTCACCTGAGATTTGAAGAATCTCCTTTCCTTTGATAATATTTTTTTTGCATTCGGATACTGTTATGCTATCTATAGAATCAAGAAAACTAATGAGTACAGGATTTAAACCAAGATAAAAAGTATTTGGACATATTTGCTTAACCATCAGGTTATTTTTCAGATAGATAATCTGATCATCAAACCTGATGCTGTTCAGATTTTGTGTAATAACATTTGTAATGTTTGAAATATCGTGATTCTCTGTTCGGTTATCACAAAGCAGATTCGTCATAACTTTATCAAACGGACAATTCTCACAATCAAAGTTGTTATCGCACAATTTGTACTCGACGATCTTTGAAGCCATCCAGATACACTTCAGGCTTTGATAATCGTTGTTTCTGAATATATCCTTGTTATTCATATTGTTCACTTAAAATTATTGGTTTCGGTTTATTTGAAGCAATGACGTTGCTTGTATGCTCAGAATCTTCATCTGCAAAAAGGGAGAAGTTCTTCGCAATTAATTTGAACGCAAATATTGCCATAACAACAAGCATCATTGTGATACTGATTTCATCGAATGATGGGAAATAATTTACTCCTGAGGTCGCGGCTAATCCTGTGATGGCAACATTTATTCTATTAAGTATCAATCCACTGATTACGCAAATTGAAATAATATAAAGCCACTTTTTATCCTGTCTGATTTTTTTATTGCTGAGCAAAATGATAGGGAAAATTGTTCCAAGAATTATTTCTAAATAAAATAAATTTGTTTCTAATGAAGGAACAGTTAGATAATGAAGTTTTCCATTGCTGATAAAATCATACAGCTTTAACAGCAATCCGGCAATCAGTGCAATCCAAACTACAAAGGCTGCACCAGATAAAATATTTATTTTCAAACCTGTATTAGTAAATCCTTGTTCTTTTGTACAACTTCTTGCAATCAGATACGATTCAAATATTATCATTGATAAACCTGCTGCAACACAGGAAATAAAAAAGTGCACAGGTAACAAAGACGAGTACCATAATGGATGTAATTTTCCCGGAACGATCAGGTAAAGAGAACCAAACGATGATTGGTGTAATGTTGAAAATAACACACCAGCAATCACGACAGGGATTGAAATTATTTTAAGAATTTTAATAGGACCTTTGAGTTTGAATTTTTCAAGAATGACCGGTGCAAATTCCAGAAGCAGAACAGTTGAATAACATATAATGCACCAGGTGATTTCAAACATAACTGAATGAATATTCCACATCACTAATGGATGCCAGAAGTTTTCTGGTCTGCCAAGATCTACCAGAAGCAAGCAGACAACAACCATATATCCGAGAAAAGCTGTTAGAATTGCAGGACGAACAAGAGACTCATATTTGTGAATATTAAATATGTGAACAGTTGCAGCGATAGTAAATCCTGCAGCAGCAAGACCTACACCAATAAAATCAAATCCAATCCATAATCCCCAGGGAACAGAATCTTGCAAGTTTGTTGTTGCGCCGAGTCCTTTTGTAAATCTAAGATAAGTGGAAACTAAGCCCATTGTTACAATGATAACTGAGACAACTTTCCAGAACGAAGGTTTTAATATTTTTTTAATAGTCATTTTCATTATTCTTTATTATTAATTTTTTCTTCTTTAGCTATTTGATTTTTTCTTTTAGTAAGCCAGTACATCCCGGCTAAAAACGCTCCACCACCAACAACAACGGATGGAATTTTATCCATCGCCTGCGCTGTGAAATCCGGCATTGCCTTTTTAGGAAGCTTTGAGATGTAACCTAATTGTTCGAATGGAACCGGAGATAAAATCATAACGTTACTGCCACCGGCTTCTTCAAGACCATAAATATGCTGATAATATTTCTCAGGGTTATTTAATAATCTTTTTTTGGCAATTTCGATCAACTGTTCTTTGTCACCGAATAAAGTTGCTTCGGTTGGGCAAGAATCAACACAAGCAGGCAGTTGACCTTTGCTAACACGTTCGGTGCACATATTACATTTTTTAATTCTTGGTTGTGTTGAACTCCATTCATATCTTGGAACATGATGAGGACAAGCCTGCATACAATATCTGCATCCAATGCATTTATCAGCATCATAAACCACAGCACCGGATTCCTGCTTCTTAATTGCGCCAACAAGACAAACGGAAACACAAGCCGGATCATTACAATGCATACAAAGTTTTCTTGCGTACAGGTTGTCATATTGCTCAACGATTGTAAATGTATTGTCGGATAGGTGATCTTTCAAAAAATCATTACTTGTTTGTTTTAAGTTATTCTGCTCTTTGCAGGCTTGGTAGCAAGCTCCACAACCTACACAAAGCGTTACATCAAATAGGAGTCCTTTTTCTTTCGACATTTAATTCCCAGTTTCTTTAAAGTGATAAAAATTCTTTTTCAAAATCAGTAATACTCAGTTCATCCAATGAATCAACTGTTTCATTTGTCAATGTTCCTCCATCAAACATTGTTGCACCAGCGGCTTCAACTTTCAGCAGATGCTTGTTGATAAATGATTTCAATCTGGAAGTCTCTTTCTTCATCCAGTTATTGGCATCATTACCGGTAAAAAAATTATCGCGGCTTTCAGTAAAATCCTTTGATGATAATTTAACGCCCCAGTTTTTATACGGATCGCCAATTTTTTTATTAATAATATTTGTGTTAGTTGAGTTTACAATTCCATCAATGGGAGAGAAGAATTTTACTTTTTTGTTTCCGTATGCGCCTTCAAATAATAAATCTCCCTGCCTGATTTGTTTACCCGTTTCTGCACAGGATAAAATTGATAATGAACCCAAAGCATTAGCTCCGAATTCATCCACACCAATTGCTACTAATCCATTATTATCCGGCTGCAGCCAGGTATGACCTTTCGATAAAAATATATTTGAAGGAACAGCAAATTTTGCTTTTTCAAAAATTGGCAGGCTCAGTTGAGATAATTCAGGTTCAAATGCGGGATGAAATTTTCCCTGGACTTTTAATACATAAAAGTCAACCACAAGAAATAATAAAAATACAGTCAGAACAAAAATCGCAACCATAATGTATCCTTTACTATTTAATTATTTTTATTTGAGTTTGAATCGCTTGTGGAATTCTCATCATTCGCATCAATCGGTTTACCGTCTTTGTGAATTTCACCACCGTCGTACATCGTTTCACTTGCAAGACGGATAGTAGGATCGAATCTTGGTATGTAGGTTTTCGCCAATTTGTTTTTCTTTTTTGATGCCAATGGTTCTATAACAAATCGGACAAGCAGTTCAACGCCGATGAAAACCATAACAAGAATTAAAATAAATGTTAGCATGATATTCTCCTTTCAAGAATGTTTTTATTAATGAAGTTGCAATCAAGATGCCAACTCAAAATAATTTTTTTTTATTCTTGTATCACATTGACTTGTAAGGACTTAAATTTTTTCTGACGAATTGTTAAACAATCCGGTTAACAAAAAATGTAAATTATTTCAACAGCCAACTGTTGAAAAACACATCACAAATTTTGAAGAGAAAAGTTTTAGGTGTTTAATTTTTTTTCTCAATGATCTCTGTTATGAAAAAAAATATTCGTGAACTGTTAATCAGTGAGTGAAAACATTTTTGGATGCTAAATGTTTATCATCAGTTAATAATTAGCAATAATTATAAAAAATTAACTTTTTTTAGGGATGCTTTCCATTCTTAAAAAAAAGATTACTTATTGTCAGTATTGATAAAAAATCAAGAAAATCTCATCAACTAAATAGATTTATGCTTCCCAACTATTGCTCTATTTAACAAATTCTAACAATTGAAGATCTGGCAATTATCATTAAGAATGGCATAAAATTATATCAGTATTGGCGATCCTTATCCGGTTTGAAAAATATTTAGTTAATTCTTGAAAGGAATAATAAGATGCCTGGTAAAAGCCGCCGTGATTTTCTTAAGACATCTGCTTTAGTCGGAGCCAGTGTAGCAGGTATTTCAACTGTTGCCAAAGCTGGTCCTAAAAACATTTTATCTGAAGACCGGATGGGAGTTTTAGTAGATACTACGGTTTGCGTTGGCTGCAGAAATTGTGAATGGGCTTGTAAAGATTCTCATAATCTGCCCGCAGGTGAATTACATTCTTATGAAGACAGAAAAATTCTTGATACAAAACGAAGACCAGACAATACAGCCTTAACAGTTGTGAACGAATTCTCTCCGGGAAAAAATTCTAACTTGCCTGTTGATGTAAAAGTTCAGTGTATGCATTGCGATCATCCTGCATGCGTGTCAGCATGTATCGTCGGTGCATTTAGTAAACATGAAAATGGAAGCGTAACGTGGGATACCGATATGTGTATCGGCTGCAGATACTGTATGGTCGCCTGTCCGTTTCAGGTACCTGCGTTTGAATATGATAAAGCACTAAACCCATTGATAATGAAATGTGATTTTTGTTTTGAAAGAGTAAAAGAAGGAAAAATTCCTGCGTGTGTGGAAATTTGTCCGGTTGAAGCACTCACTTATGGTGTGAGAAGTGATCTGATTAAAATTGCTCGTGATAGAATCAAAAGAAATCCTGAAAAATATGTCGATCATATTTTCGGAGAATATGAAGTTGGAGGGACTTCATGGTTATACTTAGCAAATAAGGAATTTGCAGAACTTGATTTTCCAAATCTTGGCGAGAAACCGGCTCCGGGTGTTTCGGAATCAATTCAACATGGAATTTTTGCTTATTTTGTTCCTCCTGTTTCATTGTATGCATTACTTGGAGGAATGATGTGGTTATCTAAACGTCGAAAAGAACTTGATAAGGAGGAAGAATAATGAGTCACGAGAATGTCCATCCTGTTCCTATCAAGCACAAGTTTTTTACACCAGGTGTAGTTGTATTAATTCTTATTGCATTAAATGGCATTGTGTTTTTGATGGGAAGATTTTTCTTCGGGCTTGGTGCTGTTACAAATCTGAATAATCAATATCCATGGGGATTATGGATTGGTGTTGATGTGGCAGCAGGAGTTGCGCTTGCAGCAGGCGGATTTACAACTGCTGCACTTGGTCATATAATGCATAAAAATGAATACCACGCAATCGTTCGTCCGGCATTACTAACTGCAATGCTTGGTTATACTTTTGTAGCATTCGGTGTATTTGTTGATATTGGAAGATGGTATTACATCTGGCATCCGTTGATTATGTGGAATGGTAATTCAGCTCTTTTCGAAGTTGGTATTTGTGTTATGATCTATCTGAGCGTTCTTTATATTGAATTTCTTCCCGTGATTACTGAAAGGTTTATTGGAAAAGTTAATCTTCCGGGAATTTTTTCAGGCTTAAATAATATTACTGATAAAGTACTTCGACTTCTTGATAAAGGTTTATCAAAGACGATGTTTATTTTTATTATTGCCGGTGTAGTGCTTTCAACATTGCATCAATCATCTTTAGGAACTTTGATGATAATTGCGGGACCAAAAATGCATCCACTCTGGCAAACACCAATTCTCCCGCTTTTATTTCTTCTTTCAGCAATATCAGTTGGCTTTCCGATGGTAATTTTTGAATCAATGCTTGCTTCAAGATCTTTGGGATTAAAACCTGAGATGCACTTACTTTCGAGATTAGGTTCAATGATTGCACCACTATTGGGAATTTATTTAGCTTTCAAAATTGGTGATATGTTTATTCGGGAAACATTTGTTTACTTAAATGAATTCAACACAGCAAGTGTGATGTTCACAATCGAAATGTTATTCGGAGTAATTATCCCACTCCGGATGTTTCTTTCAACAAAAGTATTAAAATCTCCGTTATTTCTTTTTATTGCATCTTGTTTAGTTGTCTTCGGCGTACTGCTGAACCGGATAAATAATTTTATAGTTGCATATGCACCACCGTACAGTACGGAATCTTACATACCATCATTCGGAGAAATTTCTTTGACAGTTGGTTTTGTAGCCTTATTAGTTCTTTTATATAGATTTTTTGTAATAAATTTTCCGGTGATAAGTTTACCCGGAAAAGAATCAGCACCGCGGACTAAGTACACTATCAGAGGAGAGAAGTGATGAGAAAATTATTTATAGTTATAATAATAATATTTTTTGCCACTTCAATTAATGCGCAGGTAAAGCAGCTTAAAGATCATTCGAAACTAAATATAAGCTGTAAAACATGTCACACGTGCGATGTCCCAACAAAGAGCGAACCTTGTCTTGTGCTG is from Ignavibacteriota bacterium and encodes:
- a CDS encoding zf-TFIIB domain-containing protein — encoded protein: MLCPVCNNPMIVLELEQVEVDYCTNCAGVWLDAGELELLLESHEERNRLINLFKEAEAVNEKSHKCPICRKKMIKVEVGEKGKVVVDKCKKNHGIWFDKGELQKVVEFGSVNKENKIINLLKNMFENSSQNNGGNK
- a CDS encoding LemA family protein, translating into MTGLIIVIIVIAVVVLFVISMYNSLIQLRNRVKNAWSQIDVQLKRRHDLIPNLLETVKGYMKHEREIMENITKYRSQAMDAGTVGEKAQAEGLLSGALGQLRVQVENYPDLKANQNFLALQEELTSTENKISYARQSYNDQVLFYNNKIQMFPSNIIAGMFKFMQEEFFQVEDAKEKEVPKVSF
- a CDS encoding M48 family metallopeptidase → MWELIQSNRRKSLILFISLGITLLLLGYFFGSAYYADGGGFIGIFFALVIWGILSLISYFSGSKILLAVSGAKEVTKDVHPQLFNVVEEMKISAGLPAMPKIYIMNETAPNAFATGIKPENSAVAVTAGLLARLNRDELQGVIAHEVSHIVNRDVMFMTFAGIMLGSIVLISEVFLRSLWFGGGRYSSKSSKSSGQGQLIIMIVAIAFAILAPILAQLLYFAISRKREYLADASAVRYTRYPEGLASALEKISQNTIELKTANKVTAPMYIVNPLKPKEQKLSDLTSTHPPISERIRILRSMSGGANYIDYQNAFNVVKKHKVNLIPSSGLADQTSVGLKEIVSSSIPLGLTKQVKREAGDIMMKVNNYSFVDCECGLKIKIPPDFKKDTVICPRCGRTHSLAS
- a CDS encoding archaemetzincin family Zn-dependent metalloprotease — protein: MELFIAPVKFHNMPLLQNLIEELSKRFSSDIKVIDLKLNIDNFFSAERKQYFSTQIIAEAIKLTDKFDGKIVMLTDVDIFVPALTFIFGEAQLNGKHSILSVCRLYEEFYSNISNKHLLLERTIKEALHELGHCFGLRHCLDWDCVMHSSPGIEEVDIKGISYCRKCSLSIKDYRY
- a CDS encoding sigma-54-dependent Fis family transcriptional regulator is translated as MEKQEKILIVDDEKVIRESLQNWFEDDNYLVDTAENGEIALKKYTVEKYDLLLVDMKMPGMSGLDLLSKIKAIDKDALIILITAFASVPTAITALKNGAYDYVTKPIDPDELSHLVKRALEQKALKMENIQLKENIDEIIKPDNLIGESFQMKKILELVHTVAKTDTTVMIRGESGTGKELIAKAIHINSNRKYFPIITVNCGALAESLLESELFGHEKGSFTGAQFRRKGKFEMADRGTIFLDEIGSISLKMQVELLRVIESKQFNRVGGNDLIKSDFRVITATNEALEELVKTGKFREDLYYRLNVFSVVIPPLRERRDDIPLLANFFIRKFSTVMNKPVKTVSKEAMEFLINHDWPGNVRELENAIERAMVVGKSNSITVDDLPFHLSQINGLFTDDDKSLASMERKFILRTLNENNWNISKAAQLLEIDRVTLYNKIDKYSLRKAEY
- a CDS encoding HAMP domain-containing histidine kinase, with the translated sequence MKIGVLNRLSFRLIISISCILVVILSVYTYFIIKNLDSYLTHLRFQSAYNISDIIKKSTRYGMLLNRREDVHQIINTLRSEIGVEEIRIYNKLGIVIFSTKPEEILSQVDLTDDACIVCHNSSVPLKSLTNEDKIRIYKNSDDKRILGLINPIQNEPDCSNADCHAHSSDTNILGVLDVGVTLDELDTIIEESTTRVILVSVFLVLIISFFTDLFITKLVNKPIKKIRAGIEAVGNGNLDYKIELNSKNELGQMAYRFNEMSTKLNEAYKEIKNWSETLNDKVNEKTKELKNIYDQVNQIEKLASLGKLSATVAHELNNPLAGILNYSKLISKKLQNLQKDTEHQKMIEFLDIISHEAARCGQIVKDLLIFSRSEQDEYAKEDLLKITDNSITVINHHLEIHGIKLIKDYPDVPILIYCNADKIQQALMALLINSIEASPDGGKITVSIVPEQNNIIIKVADEGTGISNKDLPHIFEPFYSTKEDSNGTGLGLPVAYGIITNHGGNIEVEKTSNQGTTFKITLPTAEHAV
- the hybB gene encoding Ni/Fe-hydrogenase cytochrome b subunit translates to MKMTIKKILKPSFWKVVSVIIVTMGLVSTYLRFTKGLGATTNLQDSVPWGLWIGFDFIGVGLAAAGFTIAATVHIFNIHKYESLVRPAILTAFLGYMVVVCLLLVDLGRPENFWHPLVMWNIHSVMFEITWCIICYSTVLLLEFAPVILEKFKLKGPIKILKIISIPVVIAGVLFSTLHQSSFGSLYLIVPGKLHPLWYSSLLPVHFFISCVAAGLSMIIFESYLIARSCTKEQGFTNTGLKINILSGAAFVVWIALIAGLLLKLYDFISNGKLHYLTVPSLETNLFYLEIILGTIFPIILLSNKKIRQDKKWLYIISICVISGLILNRINVAITGLAATSGVNYFPSFDEISITMMLVVMAIFAFKLIAKNFSLFADEDSEHTSNVIASNKPKPIILSEQYE
- a CDS encoding 4Fe-4S dicluster domain-containing protein; this encodes MSKEKGLLFDVTLCVGCGACYQACKEQNNLKQTSNDFLKDHLSDNTFTIVEQYDNLYARKLCMHCNDPACVSVCLVGAIKKQESGAVVYDADKCIGCRYCMQACPHHVPRYEWSSTQPRIKKCNMCTERVSKGQLPACVDSCPTEATLFGDKEQLIEIAKKRLLNNPEKYYQHIYGLEEAGGSNVMILSPVPFEQLGYISKLPKKAMPDFTAQAMDKIPSVVVGGGAFLAGMYWLTKRKNQIAKEEKINNKE